Part of the Sphingobium lignivorans genome is shown below.
ACATTGCCCGCGCCGGACTATCTGGCCCCAGGGCCATCCTAAACCGGGATCCTGCCACATCACAAGTGTCGATAATATCGCCGATTAGCGTAAATTTGCCGTTGCTCGCCGTGAACTTTGGCTTGCCATGCCAGATGGGCGCGACTCAGTCATATTACAATATGATGATGCAACCCGGCAGCGCTGATCCCTTCCGTTCGCCGCAATCCATGTCCGATGACAGCAGCTTGCCCGGATAGAACGCGCCGATGAAACAGCGCGGCGCGTGAGCGAGCATCATGGATGAGGCGCGCCCACGCCATCCACTTGCTCAGGTCGCGGGTTCGTCAGAACCGACAGGCCGCTTGTCATAGACCTGGTCCACCAGCCCGAACGCCTTGGCTTCGTCAGCTTCCAGGAAGGTATCGCGATCCATCGCGGCTTCGATCTTGTCGAGCGGCTGACCGGTATATTTGACGTAGAGATCATTCAGGCGACGACGAATGCGCAGGATTTCCTTGGCCTGGATCTCGATGTCGGATGCCATGCCCTGCGCGCCGCCCGAGGGCTGGTGAATCATGATTCGCGCATTGGAAAGGGCGAAACGCATGCCTGGCTCGCCGGCCGCCAGCAGGAAGCTGCCCATCGATGCGGCCTGCCCGATGCACACGGTCCCCACCTTGGGGCGAATATACTGCATGGTATCATGGATCGCCATGCCGCTGGTCACCACGCCACCCGGCGAGTTGATGTACATCCAGATGTCCTTCTTCGGATTTTCCGACTCGAGGAACAGGAGCTGGGCGACGATGAGCGACGCCATATGGTCTTCCACCTGGCCGGTCACGAAGATGATCCGCTCCCGCAGCAAGCGCGAATAGATGTCAAAGCTGCGCTCGCCGCGATTCGATTGTTCGATGACGATTGGCACCAGCGCGCCGAGCGGATCAAAGGGAGTGTCGGTCATGATGTTCTTTCTTGATTGGCCGTTGCGGTGCCTACATCGGACGTCTTACCGAAGCCTTCAAGGGCTTTAACCGATCGACGCAGAGCGATCGGTGCTGCCGGTCGTCAGAGGCGCGGCGCGGGGTGAGCGAGATAGGCGAGCCGCTTCATTTCCTGCCGGCCGCGCGTCACCGTATCCAGAATGAGGCCGGTCATCAGATTGAGGCCTGCCACGATGCCAAGGCCGACGATGGCGATCACGGTGGGAAAACGCGGGACCAGCCCGGTCTCGAGATAGGTCAGCACCACCGGAATGCCGAGCACGACTCCCAGCACGGCGAAGATCAGCCCGATCAGCCCGAAGAACCACAGCGGTCGCTCGACGCGGTAAAGCTGGATCATCGTGCGCAGGATCCGCCAGCCATCGCGGAAGGTGCTGAGCTTGGATTGCGAGCCTTCCGGCCGGGCCGCATAAGCGGTCACCACCTCGCCCACCGGCATGCGCAGCTCAAGTGCGTGGACGGACATTTCCGTCTCGATCTCGAACCCTGCCGAGAGCACGGGGAAGCTCTTCACGAAGCGCCGCGAAAACACCCGATAGCCTGAAAGGATATCCGTGAAGCTCCGGCCGAAGAGCTGGCGCAGCAGGCCGGTGAGCAAACGGTTGCCGAGACGATGGCCGAGCCGATAGGCCTCTTCCACTTCGGATCGGCGAGCGCCGACCATCATGTCGAGATTGTCCTCGATCATCGCCGCGATCAGCACGGGCGCCGCGGCTGCCTCATAAGTCGCGTCGCCGTCGGCCATGACATAGATGTCAGCATCGACGTCGGCGAACATGCGGCGCACCACATGGCCCTTGCCCTGCTGGCGCACGCGCCGGACGATCGCCCCCGCCGCCTGCGCGACGGCGATGCTCTCGTCCGAGCTGTTGTTGTCGAAGACGTAGATCGCTGCTCCCGGGAGCGCCCGGGCGAACTGCTCCACGGTGTGGCCGATCGCCGTGGCCTCATTGTAGCAGGGCAGCAGCACGGCGACGCGCAACGTTTCCGGCAAGGCAGGCTCTCCGGAAAGATGCGCGTCGACCATGAGTGTATGCGTCAGCCTTCGGCCTTGGCGGCCTTCTTCTTCGGCGCAGCCTTCTTGGATGCGGGCTTTTCATCCGCATCCGCGGCCTTCTCCGCTGCAGCAGCCTTCTTGGGCGCGGCCTTCTTTACCGGAGCCTTGGTTGCTTCAGCCGGTGCCTCGGCAGCGGCGTCCTCGGCTTCGCCCTTCTTCGCGGCCGGCTTCTTCGCCGCAGCCTTCTTGGCGGGCTTGTGGTCACGATCGTGATCATGTCCGCAATCGGGGCCATGGACGTGGAAATCCGTGTCCTCGCTCTCGATCGCTGCTTCCAGATCCTCACGGGCGACGGCGCGCTCGCTGATCTCAGCCTTGCTGAACAGGAAATCCACGACCTTGTCCTCATAGAGCGGCGCGCGAAGCTGCGCGGCGGCCATGGGCTCGTTCTGGATATACTGCACGAACCGCTCGCGGTCCTGCGGCGAATATTGCTGCGCGGCCTGCCCGATCAGACGGTTCATTTCGGCCTGGGTGATCTCGACACCATTCGCCTGGCCGATTTCGGACAGCAGCAGGCCAAGGCGCACGCGCCGCTCGGCGATCGCGCGATAGTCGTCCTTGTCCTTCTCCATTTCGGCGAGCGCGGCAGCCGGGTCTTCCTCATGGCTCGCTTCATGCTCGAGCTGAGCCCAGATCTGGTTGAACTCGGCCTCGACCATGCCCGGAGGCACTTCGAAATCATGGCCTGCAGCCAGCTGATCCAGCAGGCGGCGCTTCATATAGGTGCGCGTGAGGCCGTTATGCTCCTGCTCGATCTGGCCCTTGAGCAGCTCCTTGAGCTTGTCGATGCTGTCGAGACCAAGCTGCTTGGCGAACTCGTCGTCCGGCGCCTTCTCGCTCGGCAGCTTCACGGCGGTGATGACCAGATCGAACGTCGCGGCCTTGCCGGCGAGATTCTTGGCCTGATAGTCCGCCGGGAAAGTGACCTCGATCGACTTTTCCTCGCCGGTCTTCACGCCGACCAGCTGGTCCTCGAAGCCCGGGATCAGATTGCCCGAACCGATGACGACCGCCATGCCGGAGCCTGTGCCGCCTTCGAATGCGACACCGTCGACCTTGCCGACGAAATCCATGACGACCTGATCGCCATCCTTCGCTTCATGGCCTTCCGGCGCATCTTCGAAGCGCTGGCTCTGCGAAGCGAAGCGGTTCAGCGCCTCGTCCACCTGCTCGTCGCTCACCTCGACAATGAGGCGTTCGAGCTTCAGCCCTTCGATCTGCGGCGTGGGCACGGCCGGCAGCACTTCCAGCGCGACCTTGATCTCGGCATCCTTGCCGACCTCATAATCGTCGCTCAGCTCGACCGAAGGCTGCATCGCGGGACGCAGCTTGTTGTCGGCAATCACCTTGTCGACACCGTCGCGGATCGACTTTTCCAGCGCTTCGCGAGCGAGCGCGGCCCCATGCATCTTGCGGACCAGGTTCGCCGGAACCTTACCGGGGCGGAAGCCGGGCATGCGCACCTGCGGCGCAATCGACTTCACCTCTTCCTCGACGCGGGCATCGATATCCCCCGCCGTCACGGTCAGCGTGTAGGCGCGCTTGAGGCCCTCATTCAATGTCTCGACAATCTGCATATCTCTACTCAACGCTTTCCAAGCTCAGCTAAGAATCTCGTGGGACCAGAACGGGGCGAGAGGCCACACAACTGGTGCGGGCGAAGGGACTCGAACCCCCACATCTTGCGATACCAGAACCTAAATCTGGCGCGTCTACCAGTTTCGCCACGCCCGCATTGGTCGCCGGTCGGCGGGCCATAGTCCAAAGCCTCGAAAAGGGCAATCCCGCTTGCTACCTCTCAAGCCGCAGGAACGTTCGGAAAAGCGATCCGTTCTGAACCATCAGGAAAGGACATCAAAAATGGCCAGCCAGCCGGAAATCCCGCCGCCCGACACGATCAATCCCCAGTCCCCGCCGGAGGCCCCGCCGATGGAGCCGATTCCCGAGCAGCCCTTCAGGGAGCCGCCCGAGATCGTGCCTGATACACCGAATGTGGACGAGCCCGGACAGGGCCCCGACGAACTGCCCGGCATTCCGGCCCCGCCAGACTGAGGAGCGTCAGCCCAGCGCTTTCCTCAGCAGCTCGTTCACCACCTGGGGATTGGCCTTGCCTTGCATGGCCTTCATCGTCTGCCCGACGAAAAAGCCGAAGAGCGCTTCCTTGCCGCCCTTGTACTGCTCGACTTTGTCGGCATTCTCGGCAAGGATTTTCGCCACTACCGCTTCGATCGCACCGGTATCGCTCGTCTGCTTGAGGCCTTTATCCTCGACGATTCTTGCGGGCGCATCACCGGTTTCAAGCATGATCTCGAAGACCTGCTTGGCGATACTGCCCGAAATCGTTCCATCCGCGACGAGAGCCAGCAGCTCGGCGCCCCGTTCCGGGTTCACCGGGCTTTCCTCAAGCGTCTTGCCGAGCCGGTTGAGGGCGCCATAGAGTTCGGAGAGCAGCCAGTTCGCGCTCGCGCGCGCCACCTCGCCCTCACTTTTCTTCTGGATGCGCGCGCTCTCGGCCAGCAGCGCCTCGAACCAGCGGGCCGTTTCCGCCTCCGCCGTCAGCACCTGCGCGTTATAATCCGATAGCCCCAGGCCTTCGACATAACGCTTGCGCTTGGCGTCCGGCAGCTCGGGCAGCGAGTGACGGCAATCCTCCACAAACGCTTCGTCCAGTTCCAGCGGCAGCAGGTCCGGATCCGGGAAATAGCGATAATCGTGGGCATCTTCCTTCGAGCGCATGGACCGCGTCGTGCCGCTGTCCGGATTGAACAGCCGCGTCTCCTGCACGATTCGTCCGCCGCCCTCCAGCACATCGACCTGGCGCTGCGCCTCATATTCGATCGCCTGCATGACGAAACGCACCGAATTGACGTTCTTGGTCTCCGTACGCGTGCCGAATTCATCGCCAGGCTTGCGCACGGAGACGTTCACGTCGGCCCGCATTGAGCCTTCCTCCATGTTGCCGTCGCACGAGCCGACATAGCGCAGGATAGCGCGCAATTTGCGCAGATAAGCGCCGGCCTCGGCGGGCGAGCGCATGTCCGGCCGCGAAACGATTTCCATCAGTGCGACGCCCGAGCGATTGAGATCGACATAGGAGCGCGTCGGGTGCTGGTCGTGCATCAGCTTGCCCGCGTCCTGCTCGACATGGATGCGCTCGATGCCGATATCCTTGTCGGCCGGGATACCGGCTTTCTCGTCCGCCTCGATGGTCAGCTTCCCCTCGCCCACCAGCGGGTGATAGAGCTGGCTGATCTGGTAGCCCTGCGGGAGGTCCGCGTAGAAATAGTTCTTCCGGTCGAAGCGGGACCAGCGGTTGATCTGCGCATCAAGCGCCAGGCCCGTGCGCACCGCCTGCCGGATGCACTCGCGGTTCGGCACGGGAAGCATGCCGGGCATCGCGGCGTCCACGAGGCTGACCTGCGTGTTCGGCTCCGCACCGAAAGCCGTCGCCGCGCCCGAAAAGAGCTTCGCCTGACTGACCACCTGGGCATGAACTTCAAGGCCGATGACGACCTCCCATTCCCCGGTAGCGCCCTGAATGCGATAGTCCTTGCTCACGTCCGTT
Proteins encoded:
- the clpP gene encoding ATP-dependent Clp endopeptidase proteolytic subunit ClpP, translated to MTDTPFDPLGALVPIVIEQSNRGERSFDIYSRLLRERIIFVTGQVEDHMASLIVAQLLFLESENPKKDIWMYINSPGGVVTSGMAIHDTMQYIRPKVGTVCIGQAASMGSFLLAAGEPGMRFALSNARIMIHQPSGGAQGMASDIEIQAKEILRIRRRLNDLYVKYTGQPLDKIEAAMDRDTFLEADEAKAFGLVDQVYDKRPVGSDEPAT
- the gatB gene encoding Asp-tRNA(Asn)/Glu-tRNA(Gln) amidotransferase subunit GatB, encoding MSKDYRIQGATGEWEVVIGLEVHAQVVSQAKLFSGAATAFGAEPNTQVSLVDAAMPGMLPVPNRECIRQAVRTGLALDAQINRWSRFDRKNYFYADLPQGYQISQLYHPLVGEGKLTIEADEKAGIPADKDIGIERIHVEQDAGKLMHDQHPTRSYVDLNRSGVALMEIVSRPDMRSPAEAGAYLRKLRAILRYVGSCDGNMEEGSMRADVNVSVRKPGDEFGTRTETKNVNSVRFVMQAIEYEAQRQVDVLEGGGRIVQETRLFNPDSGTTRSMRSKEDAHDYRYFPDPDLLPLELDEAFVEDCRHSLPELPDAKRKRYVEGLGLSDYNAQVLTAEAETARWFEALLAESARIQKKSEGEVARASANWLLSELYGALNRLGKTLEESPVNPERGAELLALVADGTISGSIAKQVFEIMLETGDAPARIVEDKGLKQTSDTGAIEAVVAKILAENADKVEQYKGGKEALFGFFVGQTMKAMQGKANPQVVNELLRKALG
- a CDS encoding glycosyltransferase family 2 protein, translated to MVDAHLSGEPALPETLRVAVLLPCYNEATAIGHTVEQFARALPGAAIYVFDNNSSDESIAVAQAAGAIVRRVRQQGKGHVVRRMFADVDADIYVMADGDATYEAAAAPVLIAAMIEDNLDMMVGARRSEVEEAYRLGHRLGNRLLTGLLRQLFGRSFTDILSGYRVFSRRFVKSFPVLSAGFEIETEMSVHALELRMPVGEVVTAYAARPEGSQSKLSTFRDGWRILRTMIQLYRVERPLWFFGLIGLIFAVLGVVLGIPVVLTYLETGLVPRFPTVIAIVGLGIVAGLNLMTGLILDTVTRGRQEMKRLAYLAHPAPRL
- the tig gene encoding trigger factor, with product MQIVETLNEGLKRAYTLTVTAGDIDARVEEEVKSIAPQVRMPGFRPGKVPANLVRKMHGAALAREALEKSIRDGVDKVIADNKLRPAMQPSVELSDDYEVGKDAEIKVALEVLPAVPTPQIEGLKLERLIVEVSDEQVDEALNRFASQSQRFEDAPEGHEAKDGDQVVMDFVGKVDGVAFEGGTGSGMAVVIGSGNLIPGFEDQLVGVKTGEEKSIEVTFPADYQAKNLAGKAATFDLVITAVKLPSEKAPDDEFAKQLGLDSIDKLKELLKGQIEQEHNGLTRTYMKRRLLDQLAAGHDFEVPPGMVEAEFNQIWAQLEHEASHEEDPAAALAEMEKDKDDYRAIAERRVRLGLLLSEIGQANGVEITQAEMNRLIGQAAQQYSPQDRERFVQYIQNEPMAAAQLRAPLYEDKVVDFLFSKAEISERAVAREDLEAAIESEDTDFHVHGPDCGHDHDRDHKPAKKAAAKKPAAKKGEAEDAAAEAPAEATKAPVKKAAPKKAAAAEKAADADEKPASKKAAPKKKAAKAEG